The nucleotide window CTCTGGGTCGATCGAGTGACCAAAATGCTCGCGCTCGCCTTGCTCTCGATGGCGCTCGTCCCGGAGTTTTGGCCCGAGATTTCGTGGCTGCTCGGACTGGCGGGCGTCGCGGTCGGCGTCGTGACGGTCGTGATCCGGCCCGCCGAGGACGAGCCTTCAGAAACGTCGACCACAACGCAGTGACCGAGACGCACTATTCGACGTAGACGGTCGCGACCATGCCCGCCGCGAGGTGCGGGATGCAGTAGTAGTGATACCAGCCCGGAACCTCGAAGGTGTGGACGAACTGCTCGCCGGGCGAGATTGCGCCGCCACCCCCGAGTTCCTCGACGAACGACCTGACGGCGTTCACCTCGTCGTCGAACCCACCCGAGGCGAAGAAGGCGGCTCCAGTGGGAAGTCGGTACGGGGCCGAATCGGCCGCTCCGGCACCCGACGGCTCCGAATCGTGAGCGTGATCGTGATCTTCGTGGCTGTCGGTCGTTGTCGTCGGTTCCGCGTCGTGAGAATGATCGTGATCGTCGTGACTCTCTGTCGTTGTCGTGGGCTCCCCGTGGTGTTCGTCGCCCGAGTGGCCCCCCGACCCGTGGGTGTGCTCGATGTCGAGCATCTCCTCGACGGTGCTGTGGGCGGGCGTCGCCGCCGTGACGGTGTGGTTGCGCGATCCAGTGTTCTCCCAGACGACCGGGTCGCCGACGGTCGCGCGGTGGGTAGGCACGCCACGGGGGACCCAGTCGGGCGCGTGATCGGGCACCGCGATCGACTCCCGGGGAACGAACGCGTTCGAGGTCATCCCCACGTCGAACGCGTCCTCAGCAATGACGCCGAGACACCCGCTCAGACCAGCCAGCGAGGCCGCGCCCGCCGCGAGAAAACCACGTCTGTCCATGCCCGGTGTAGCGCCGAGCGCACCTAATACGGTTCGGTCGCGGGGCACGCGTCGGGGATGCGAGGAGTTTTGCATCGCCTCGCCAACGTTCGACCATGGCGGAGTGGACGGACCGAATCACGGGGGTCGGGCGTGCGATCGACCACTGGTGTCGCCGGCACGCGCTCGCGATCGGAGCGGGAACGTTGCTGTCGACGGCCGCACTGCTCGCGCTGGGCTGGTACACCGCCGCGATCGGCGCGGGCGCGACCTGTAACGCGACTTATCCCGGCTGTGCCGGACAGCTCTCACCGATCGGGCTCTCGGTCCCGCAGTTCGTCGAGTGGCTCCACCGGTTCGTCGCGATGTTCGTCGGGTACGCCATCCTCGGGAACGCCATCGTCCAGTGGCGAGCCCACACGGGCACGCGCATCTCGCGCAGCGCGGGGCTCGCCGCCCTCTTGCTCCCGCTGCAGGTCGTCTTCGGCGCGGCGACGGTCACGATCGCCGGCCTGTTGCCCGGCGGGTACGCCCCTCCGACACAGATTCTCCACCTCGCGGCAGCACTCGGTATCTTCGTGAGTCTCGTCGCCTCGATCGTCTGGCTCGACATCGCGCGCGGCGCGGGTCCGACCGCCCGGCGGCTGACCTACGCCGCGGCGGGTGGGATCTCGCTCGCGGCGCTGCAACTCGCGGTCGCGCGCGGCGGTGCGCTGACCTTCCGCCCGCTGGTCCAGACGACCCACCACCTGGTCGCGATCGGTCAACTCGCGGCGTTTCTCACGCTCGCGATCTGGGCCCGCGAGATCGGTCGGCGTCGGCTCACGGCGCTCGCCGGCGGCGGGGCCGTCCTGAGCGTCGCGACGATCGCTCTCGTCGTCGGCGTCGTCCCGATCACGCGCCCGATCGAACTGCTCGCGATGGGGCTGATCGCTATCCAGGGCGCGCTGTTCGTGACGATGGCGTATTCGGGTGGGGACGGCCCAGTCGAGACCCCGGCTCAGACGATCGAGATCGAATAGCGCGCGGTCGAGAAGACGACCCAGTCAGTCTCGCGCCGAATTGGCCACGACGACGAGACTCGACGCCGCCATCGCGACAGCGGCGATCAGCGGGTTGATCAGGCCCGCGACGGCCGCCGGCAGCGTCACGGCGTTGTAGCTCAGCGCCCACCCGATGTTCGAGCGCACGCGCGAGCGGACGGTCCGCGCGTGGACGAACAGGCGTGCGACAGCATCGAGGCCACCCTCCAACACGGTCGCGTCCGCGGCCTCCGAAGCGAGTTCCGTGCCAGACGCGAACGCGACGCCCAGATCGGCGGCTGCGAGCGCGGGCGCGTCGTTGGTCCCGTCACCGACGACCGCGACCGAGCCATGTGCCGAGCGCAACCGGCGGACCGTCTCGGCTTTGGCCTCGGGGAGCACACCGGTGAACACGTCGTCGACGGCCGGGTGACTCGCGAACGGCTCGATCGAGCCCTGGTCGTCGCCGGTGAGCACGACGATCCGACGCTCGACATCGAGCGCGTCGAGCGCGTCCGCCCAGCCCTCACGCGGGCGATCACCGACCGCGATCAGGCCCTCCACGCGGCCGTCGATGCCGACCGCGGTGACGACGAGGCCGTCAGCGCGGGCGCGATCGATCGCCGCGGCCCAGCGGTCGGGGACGTCCCACCCGTCGAACAGATCGGGATGGCCCAGCCGAACCGATCGCCCGTCGACGGTCGCCGTCGCGCCACGCGGAAGTTCCGCGAACTCCGCGATGTCGGTGTCCGCGAGATCGATCTCCCGATCCGTGGCCGCCGCGACGATGGCGTCGGCGATCGGGTGGTCGGCCTCGCGCTCGATCGCGGCCGCGACGCGGAGCACGCGCGCGGGATCGGCGCTTTCGACGCGATCGACAGCCATCTCGCCGGTCGTGAGCGTCCCGGTCTTGTCGAGTGCGAGCACGTCGATCGTCGGGAGCGATTCGAGCGCGGCGGCCTGCGTGACGACCACACCGTCGCTGGCGGCGCGATCGACGCCCGCGGCGACCGCCAGCGGGGTGGCCAGGCCAAAGGCACAGGGACACGAGACGACCAGGACGCTCACGCCGACGACGATGCCGCGCGCGATCGACCCGGTGGTCCCGATCCACCCGATCGCGGCGAGAACGGCGAGTCCGATCACGAACGGGACGAACACCGCCGCGACGGTGTCCGCGAGTCGCTGCGCGCGGGTCTCGCCGGACTGCAGCGACCAGAGTTCGCCCAGGACGCGGTCGTACGTGCTCGTCGCGTCCGGCCCGACTGCGACGATCAGCCGTCCGTCGACGGGGACGGTCCCGCCGACCACGTCGTCGCCGGGCGCGACCGGGCGCGGGTCGCTCTCGCCGGTCAGCAGCGACTCGTCGACAGCCGCCTCGCCCTCGACGATCGTGCCATCGACGGGGATGCGATGCCCGCGCTTGACGACGACGTGATCGCCCGGCGAGACCGCCTCGATCGCGCGGGTGACCGTTTCGCCGTCCTCACGAATATCGACCTCCGAGATGCGGCCGAAGTCCAACTCGCCGAGTCGGCCGAGCGCGCGGCGCTTGACGCGCGTCTCGACGAAATCGCCGATCGTGACGACCGCGACCAGTGCGGTCGAGACGTCGAAGTACACCTCCGTGCCGCCACCGAGCACGACCGCCATCGAATAGCCCCACGCCGCGAGCGCGCCACCCGCGACGAGCACGTCCATGTTCGGCCGGCCCGAGACGAGGCTGACGTACGCACCCCGGAAGATGGGATAGCCCACCAGGCCGAGAATGAGCGTGCTGACGATCGGCAGCGGGAAGAAGACCATCATGCGCGCGCCCGTCGTCGTGTGGAACGACTCGGGGTAGATCCCCAGGTGAACGGGGTAGATGAAAAACGTGTACAGCGTCATCACCACCATCAAGCCCAGCGCGCCGAGGACGGTCCGGAGTTCGTCACGACCGAATCGCTCGCGCTCGCTGGCCTGCGTGCCGACCTCGGGGATCGCCGCCCGGTAGCCCATGCGCCGGACGAGATCCGGGAGGTCGTCGGTCCCGATCCGGTCGGGATCGTACTGCACCTTGAGCATCTCGGTGGCGTAGGAGGCTTCGGCGGCGTAGACGCCGTCGTGGTCGGTCGCGGTCCCCGCGACGAAGCTCTCGCAGGCCGAACAGTGCATGCCGTCGACGGTCAGAAAGGCCGTCTCGGCGTCGTCGGGAACCGCGCTGTCGGTCGCTGGCTGGTCGAGCGCCTCGGGATCGACGTCGCCCAGCGTGCGCGAGATTTCGAGACAGCCCCGACAGCAAAACTCCCCGTCGACCTCGGGGTCGGTCACCGGCGGGTCGGGCGTCTCCAGGTCACACAGCGTACAGGTCATGAGAGTGGCATAGCGTGTGGAATCGGAATCGTCGGGACAGGGACACCGAGCGTCGCGAGACCCATGAGCAGCGGGACGAACCCGAGGACGACGAAGATCGCCCCGAGCGCGCGGTCGATCGTCCGGCGACGCGCTCCCGAGATCGCGCCCGCGGTCGTGCCAACGAGAAACATCGCGGGGATCGTGCCCAGGCCGAGCGCGGCGAGCGCGCTCGCGCCCGCGATCGGGTCACCCGACGCCGCAGCGTAGGCGTACGCCGGATACAGCAGTGGGCAGGGGAGGATTGCGTGGAGCGCGCCGAGCGCGACGATGCCCGGCCCCTCGACGAGGCGATCGACGTGTCGGGAGACGCGCTGGGTGACCGTCGCGAACAGGCGTCCGCCCGGGCCTTCGGGGAACAGTGTCGCGCCACCGCCACCGCGCAGGCGCGCGAGACCGAGCGCGACGATGAGCACCCCGACGACGACGCCGACGACCCCGCGGACGAGCGTTCCGATCGCCGCGAGATCGGCCGCGCCGTAGACGAGCGCACCGATCGTCGCGAGCAGTGCGCCGACGACGGTGTAGGAGAGCGTCCGGCCGAGGTTATACAGCGTGTGCTGGCGGATCGCGAACCACGTCGGGGGGCCGGCGTCACGTTGGACCCGGTCGCCGTAGGTGGTCGCGAGCGGGCCACACATTCCGATGCAGTGGGCCCCGCCGAACAGGCCGATCGCCGCGAAGACCGCGAGGTCGAAGACGGCCATCACGCGATCGGTCGGCCTCGCCCACCCGATTCGGGCCGTCCGAGCGCCCCCGATGCGACGATCCCTGCGATCACGCGCCGGCCCGCGACTGTCCGTAACTGGTGCCGATCACGAACGCGATCGCTCCGTAGATCACCATCGACGGCAGGACCATCATCGCGACCGTCGAGGCACTCATCCACGGCAAGGCGATCAGCGCACCCACACTGACGGCGATCACGGCGGCGAGCGCGCCAGCTGCAGGCAGCAAGTCGAGTTCCATACGATCGACTCACACGGCCATCCCCATAGACGTTCGGCCCGTCCGCTGCCGATCGGGTCACGAGTGTCGGCTGGCGACCAAGGCGGCCAGCCCCACGAACGCGCCGAGGCCGACACCCACGGAGACCGCGCCGTACACCGCGAGGTTGAGCGGCGATATCTGAAAGGTGATCGGGCCGAATGCAGCGACGTTGCCGGCGTCGATCGTGAGCGCGAGCGCGAACCCGAACCCCGCCGCGAGGACGACCGCGACGAGATAGATCCCCACGACGGCCTGCCGCCCGGAGATTGCGATCGCCGGTTCGGCCGCCGCGCTCTCGACCCCTTCGTCGGTCGCTGAGTGGCCACTCCGGTCGTCGCCTGTCAGGTCGGTGCCCGCCCGCGAGTCCTTGCCCGGTGACTCGGTATCGGTGTCCACGGGGGAGGTTCTCACCGGATAGCCATTCCTTTTGCGCTCCCGGTCCCACTCCCCGATATGAACGACAAAGAGCGACTCATGCTCGTCCTGATCGTGATCGTCCTACTCGTCGCCGCGGCGGGGTTCGCGGTCGTCCTGATGAACTGACTCGTCGGTCCCGCCGTCGGTGACCGCCGGCCCGCGTGTGCTCTCGAACCACGCCCAGTCACGGGTGTACTGGCCGACGGCAGCGAGTTGCCAGGGGTCGCCGTCGGTGACGGTCCGCTCGGCGCGCAACGACTGGATCATGTTCCAGACCCACAGCGCCGTACTGATCGTGATGAGGATCGCCCCGAGCGTCGCGACCTGGTGCCAGGTCGCGAACTTCGGCAGGTAGGTCGCGTACCGCCGGGGCATGCCGCCGTAGCCCAGGAACATCATCGCGAAGAAGGTCACGTTCGACCCGACCAGGGCGAGCCAGAAGTGTCCCTGTGCGAGTCGCCGGTTGTACATCTTCCCGGTCATCATCGGGAAGAAATAGTAGGTCGCGCCCATGAGCGCGAACCCGATCATCCCGTAGACGATGAAGTGGAAGTGACCGACGACGTAGTAGGTGTCGTGCATCACGAGGTTGAACGGGATCGCCGCGAGGAAGACCCCGGTGACCCCGCCGATGATGAAGTTCTGGAGTGCACCGAGCATGAACAACATCGGTGCGTTGAGGCGAATCTTCCCGTTCCACAGCGTCGCGATCCAGTTGAACACTTTCACGGCACTCGGCACTGCGATCGCGATCGACACCGCCATGAACGACGTTCGGAGGCGCGGGTCGAGCCCGGTCGTGAACATGTGGTGGGCCCACACACCAAATGATAGCACACCGATCGCGATGGTCGAGTAGACGATGAACTTGAACCCGAACAGCTTCCGACCCGCGAACTTCGGGAGGATGAGGCTGACCAGCCCCATCGGCGGGAGCACGAGGATGTACACCTCGGGGTGGCCGAAAAACCAGAAGAGGTGCTGATAGAGGATCGCACCGCCACCTGCGGGGTCGAAAAACAGGGTCCCGAAGTTTCGATCGAGTAAGATCATCACGATGACCGCGCCGAGCAGTGGGAACACGATGACGATCAGAAACGACTGGGTGAGGATCGTCCAGCTAAAGATGTCGAGTTTCGACCAGGGCACCGTCGTCGAGTCGCGGGCGGCGACGATGGTCGCGATGAAGTTCATCGCGGACATCGTCGTCGCGATCCCCGAGAGGTGAAAGCCCAGCAAGAACAGATCGATCCCGGCGTTGGCCTGCTGGGTGACCAGCGGCGTGTACATCGTCCAGCCCATCGACGCCGGCGCGATGCTCAAGCCGAGCGGTTTGAGGAAAAAGCCCGACCACATCAACAGCGTCGCGGGCGGGAGGATCCAGAACGCGATGGCGTTGACGCGCGGAAACGCCATGTC belongs to Halococcoides cellulosivorans and includes:
- a CDS encoding plastocyanin/azurin family copper-binding protein, producing MDRRGFLAAGAASLAGLSGCLGVIAEDAFDVGMTSNAFVPRESIAVPDHAPDWVPRGVPTHRATVGDPVVWENTGSRNHTVTAATPAHSTVEEMLDIEHTHGSGGHSGDEHHGEPTTTTESHDDHDHSHDAEPTTTTDSHEDHDHAHDSEPSGAGAADSAPYRLPTGAAFFASGGFDDEVNAVRSFVEELGGGGAISPGEQFVHTFEVPGWYHYYCIPHLAAGMVATVYVE
- a CDS encoding COX15/CtaA family protein → MAEWTDRITGVGRAIDHWCRRHALAIGAGTLLSTAALLALGWYTAAIGAGATCNATYPGCAGQLSPIGLSVPQFVEWLHRFVAMFVGYAILGNAIVQWRAHTGTRISRSAGLAALLLPLQVVFGAATVTIAGLLPGGYAPPTQILHLAAALGIFVSLVASIVWLDIARGAGPTARRLTYAAAGGISLAALQLAVARGGALTFRPLVQTTHHLVAIGQLAAFLTLAIWAREIGRRRLTALAGGGAVLSVATIALVVGVVPITRPIELLAMGLIAIQGALFVTMAYSGGDGPVETPAQTIEIE
- a CDS encoding heavy metal translocating P-type ATPase yields the protein MTCTLCDLETPDPPVTDPEVDGEFCCRGCLEISRTLGDVDPEALDQPATDSAVPDDAETAFLTVDGMHCSACESFVAGTATDHDGVYAAEASYATEMLKVQYDPDRIGTDDLPDLVRRMGYRAAIPEVGTQASERERFGRDELRTVLGALGLMVVMTLYTFFIYPVHLGIYPESFHTTTGARMMVFFPLPIVSTLILGLVGYPIFRGAYVSLVSGRPNMDVLVAGGALAAWGYSMAVVLGGGTEVYFDVSTALVAVVTIGDFVETRVKRRALGRLGELDFGRISEVDIREDGETVTRAIEAVSPGDHVVVKRGHRIPVDGTIVEGEAAVDESLLTGESDPRPVAPGDDVVGGTVPVDGRLIVAVGPDATSTYDRVLGELWSLQSGETRAQRLADTVAAVFVPFVIGLAVLAAIGWIGTTGSIARGIVVGVSVLVVSCPCAFGLATPLAVAAGVDRAASDGVVVTQAAALESLPTIDVLALDKTGTLTTGEMAVDRVESADPARVLRVAAAIEREADHPIADAIVAAATDREIDLADTDIAEFAELPRGATATVDGRSVRLGHPDLFDGWDVPDRWAAAIDRARADGLVVTAVGIDGRVEGLIAVGDRPREGWADALDALDVERRIVVLTGDDQGSIEPFASHPAVDDVFTGVLPEAKAETVRRLRSAHGSVAVVGDGTNDAPALAAADLGVAFASGTELASEAADATVLEGGLDAVARLFVHARTVRSRVRSNIGWALSYNAVTLPAAVAGLINPLIAAVAMAASSLVVVANSARD
- a CDS encoding sulfite exporter TauE/SafE family protein, with protein sequence MAVFDLAVFAAIGLFGGAHCIGMCGPLATTYGDRVQRDAGPPTWFAIRQHTLYNLGRTLSYTVVGALLATIGALVYGAADLAAIGTLVRGVVGVVVGVLIVALGLARLRGGGGATLFPEGPGGRLFATVTQRVSRHVDRLVEGPGIVALGALHAILPCPLLYPAYAYAAASGDPIAGASALAALGLGTIPAMFLVGTTAGAISGARRRTIDRALGAIFVVLGFVPLLMGLATLGVPVPTIPIPHAMPLS
- a CDS encoding DUF7333 family protein is translated as MELDLLPAAGALAAVIAVSVGALIALPWMSASTVAMMVLPSMVIYGAIAFVIGTSYGQSRAGA
- a CDS encoding DUF7520 family protein, with translation MDTDTESPGKDSRAGTDLTGDDRSGHSATDEGVESAAAEPAIAISGRQAVVGIYLVAVVLAAGFGFALALTIDAGNVAAFGPITFQISPLNLAVYGAVSVGVGLGAFVGLAALVASRHS
- a CDS encoding cbb3-type cytochrome c oxidase subunit I, with the protein product MAVPPQLVVSLVMGALLVAVFAWLARVEGWATPISGGETATTRRYGAEKPVGLLRWLTTVDHKDIGKLYGVFGVVAFAWGGGTVLLMRLELLGPGADFMTREYYNGLMTTHGITMLFLFAAPFIAAFGNYVIPLLVDADDMAFPRVNAIAFWILPPATLLMWSGFFLKPLGLSIAPASMGWTMYTPLVTQQANAGIDLFLLGFHLSGIATTMSAMNFIATIVAARDSTTVPWSKLDIFSWTILTQSFLIVIVFPLLGAVIVMILLDRNFGTLFFDPAGGGAILYQHLFWFFGHPEVYILVLPPMGLVSLILPKFAGRKLFGFKFIVYSTIAIGVLSFGVWAHHMFTTGLDPRLRTSFMAVSIAIAVPSAVKVFNWIATLWNGKIRLNAPMLFMLGALQNFIIGGVTGVFLAAIPFNLVMHDTYYVVGHFHFIVYGMIGFALMGATYYFFPMMTGKMYNRRLAQGHFWLALVGSNVTFFAMMFLGYGGMPRRYATYLPKFATWHQVATLGAILITISTALWVWNMIQSLRAERTVTDGDPWQLAAVGQYTRDWAWFESTRGPAVTDGGTDESVHQDDREPRRGDE